The Astatotilapia calliptera chromosome 19, fAstCal1.2, whole genome shotgun sequence DNA segment CGCTAAAGCCGTCATTACACTTCTCTACAAACgtgagttattattattatcataacTCACATGTCAGAGCCTTTTGGACACAGTATTAGTGCCTCCTCTGTTTCACAGCTCAGGATCTCAAGATACGACAGGAAGCCGCTCAGCTCAGTGGATCTAAAGCACTCTGCTGTGGTTCAAATCAATCAGATAACGTCTGTGAAAAACGCAGAACCCACAGCTCTGATACTTCCTGTGTCTGAGGACGGGGACGTCCGCATCAGGTTTAAATTACAGGCTCAAGTTGTGACGCTCTTTATTCAGGTCAGTAATGTAATTCTCCAACACGCAAAGGTGGACTTGCAGAACAATCACAGTTCTGTACTTTTGTTGCTTGTAAGAGTTTCAGTAGCGTAAAAGATGACATTAAATTTAagagaaatgactgaaattaaaaacacgaccTCTGATGTGTTATGTTTTcagaagaacaaagaaagatgGAGAACATCAGTTCATAAGTGCACATTTTCTTTATCTTACTGCTATAAATACTGATTTTTAGGCCAGATTTCAGTCCAGTGAGGAGACTCTGAAGATTTCCAACAACTTCTCCTCTCCGAGCGACTCGTATGTTCAGATCGCCCCCGGCAACACATCTGCACAGGTATTATATACaaagttaatatttttaatatatcacAGCTGCATGTATCCAAAATGTaactatatttatttaatttccagATTGGCTTGCCTCTGCAGATAAATGTAGAGAGCACCTTTAACCTGACCAAGCTTCACTTTGTGGTATGTTTGGTTAAATACACAGTGTGTGCATTTGATTTTCTGCATCTTTTCTGCATTAAGGACAAAATGCAacatattgtaaagtaaaattaattttatgaATTGCAAGAAAATCTTACAGTGGCCAGCACATAAGTGTCTAAGCTTATGTTAATGTAAATCATTTCTGTGGCTTTGTTGTGTTACACACAATTACTCATTAATGCAGAGtactatgtgtgtgtttaaacacTGTTACCGGAAGTTGTGCACCTGTCCGTGACACTTCTTCAACCCAACAATGATTTAGTaatgtatgtacagtggggcaaaaaagtatttagtcagccaccgattgtgcaagttcccccacttaaaatgatgacagaggtcagtaatttgcaccagaggtacacttcaactgtgagagacagaatgtgaaaaaaaaatccatgaattcacatggtaggatttgtaaagaatttatttgtaaatcagggtggaaaataagtatttggtcacctcaaacaaggaaaatctctggctctcacagacctgtaacgtcttctgtaacttttctgtcccccactcgttacctgtatgaatggcacctgtttgaactcatcatctgtataaaagacacctgtccacagcctcaaacagtcagactccaaactccgccatggccaagaccaaagagcttttgaaggacaccaggaaaagtattgtagacctgcaccagactgggaagagtgaatctacaataggcaagcagcttggtgtgaaaaaatcaactgtgggagcaatcatcagaaaatggaagacatacaagaccactgataatctccctcgatctggggctccacgcaagatctcatcccgtggggtcaaaatgatcatgagaacggtgagcaaagatcccagaaccacacggggggacctggtgaatgacctgcagagagctgggaccaaagtaacaaaggtcaccatcagtaacacactacaacggcagggaatcaaatcccgcagtgccagacgtgttccgctgctgaagccagtgcatgtccaggcccgtctgaagtttgccagagagcacatggatgatacagcagaggattgggagaatgtcatgtggtcagatgaaaccaaagtagaactttttggtataaactcaactcgtcgtgtttggaggaagaagaatactgagttgcatcccaagaacaccatacctactgtgaagcatgggggtggaaacatcatgctatggggctgtttttctgccaaggggacaggacgactgatccgtgttaaggacagaatgaatggggccatgtatcgtgagattttgagccaaaacctccttccatcagtgagaactttgaagatgaaacgaggctgggtcttccaacatgacaatgatccaaaacacaccgcccgggcaacaaaggagtggctccgtaagaagcatttgaaagtcctggagtggcctagccagtctccagacctcaaccccatagaaaatctgtggcgggagttgaaagtccgtgttgctcggcgacagccccaaaacatcactgctctcgagaagatctgcatggaggaatgggccaaaataccagctactgtgtgtgcaaacctggtaaagacctatagtaaacgtttgacctctgttattgccaacaaaggttatgttacaaagtattgagttgtatttttgttattgaccaaatacttatttgccaccctgatttacgaataaattctttacaaatcctaccatgtggattcatggattttttttttttcacattctgtctctcacagttgaagtgtacctctggtgcaaattactgacctctgtcatcattttaggtgggggaacttgcacaatcggtggctgactaaatacttttttgccccactgtattttgtAGGTGAGCTCTAAAGGCCAGGTGGTAGCTGCTGGGACCCAAAACTCCTCGTCCTTCTCTGTGACCCCAGCGCTGTCCTGGGCCCCTGCGGCCTGTGTCACCGTTTACTGCATCCTGTCTGACGGCGAGATCATCAGCGACGCAGCACAAATATCCATCAGTCGAGACAGCTATGTACAGGATCTCgttttattatattgctctaaTGAATTCCCAACAGTAATCCTCTTCATCCTGTGCCGTACTCTGTGTGCGTGCTCCCCTCAGGTGTCATTAAAGTGGAGCAGTGAAAGCGCCCAGCCAGGTGAGCAGGTATCGCTGACTGTGACCGGTCTTGAATCCAGGTCTCAGCTGGCAGTCACGGTAATGGGGACACACGATGACGCCCTGCAGCCCGATCTGAACTTTAAAGAGGAAGGGGTATGACCGCAGTAACCATGCTTCCTTCTGTATAAATGCTGATTATGTCTGCAGACAAAAGCTTAAAATTCATCTGTGAAACATGAGCTCCTGCGAACCTTCGTCAGAAAGTCACCTGTTTTAGATACCGCAGGATTTCCTTCATATTGTTCTCCCAGTCACCCCAGTCACCTCAGTCCCCCGGCACACTGTTCCCAGTTAGATACTGCACGGAAATTGAAAAAGTGATCACTAAACCGGCTCGTCCAGATATAACATATCTGTCTGCTTTGTTAGGAGGTGACTCCTGTTTCTAAGAGCTGGTAACCTCAGTGCTCTGGATTCAGGACCTGAGGCTTAAGGATCGCTGCAATAGAGGAAACCAAGTGTCACCTTTTCTCACCTCCAAAGCTCTGACAGTCtgtagagagtgtgtgtgtgagagagagtgtaggtgtgagtgtgtgtgagagtgtaggtgtgagtgtgtgtgtgtggtagaatagatcatttaaaaactgcgaTCGCCTCAGATTCCTATAAAGACGCTTAGACTTTACGTCACACCTGACTTCTAACTCATGTGGTGATCTGACAACAATCCATTTAAAAACTTTCTCGCCCAAACAGATTCACTGTTACCcatttttcctcttcctgtccCACCACAGGACTGTGATCTTCAGATCCTGACCAATACGAAATTATACAGGAAAAACCAGCCTGGACCTAAAAATGGTAAAacggctgtttttttttgtagttacgATACTGACTTGACTTTGCATCTTCAGTGCTATAAATACAATCTCATGGCTTTCAGAAGGACATGCCCCAGAGGTGCACAAGGACTGGCACCACTGGATGGATGGTGCTGAAGCTTTGCTGTGGTTGAACACTAACGTTAGGTAAGGGCTGAGAGGGGAAGGTGATTCATCTGAtccactacagggagtgcagaattattaggcaaatgagtattttgtccacatcatcctcttcatgcatgttgtcttactccaagctgtataggctcgaaagcctactaccaattaagcatattaggtgatgtgcatctctgtaatgagaaggggtgtggtctaatgacatcaacaccctatatcaggtgagcataattattaggcaacgtcctttcctttggcaaaatgggtcaaaagaaggacttgacaggctcagaaaagtcaaaaatagtgagatatcttgcagagggatgcagcagtctcaaaactgcaaagcttctgaagcgtgatcatcgaacaatcaagcgtttcattcaaaatagtcaacaagaagcgtgtggaaaaaccaaggcgcaaaataactgcccatgaactgagaaaagtcaagcgtgcagctgccaagatgccacttgccaccagtttggccatatttcagagctgcaacatcactggagtgcccaaaagcacaaggtgtgcaatactcagaggcacggccaaggtaagaaaggctgaaagacgaccaccactgaacaagacacacaagctgaaacgtcaagactgggccaagaaatatctcaagactggtttttctaaggttttatggactgatgaaatgagagtgagtcttgatgggccagatggatgggcccgtggctggattggtaaagggcagagagctccggtccgactcagacgccagcaaggtggaggtggagtactggtttgggctggtatcatcaaagatgagcttgtggggccttttcgggttgaggatggagtcaagctcaactcccagtcctactgccagtttctggaagacaccttcttcaagcagtggtacaggaagaagtctgcatccttcaagaaaaacatgattttcatgcaggacaatgctccatcacacgcgtccaagtactccacagcgtggctggcaagaaagggtataaaagaagaaaaactaatgacatggcctccttgttcacctgatctgaaccccattgagaacctgtggtccatcatcaaatgtgagatttacaaggagggaaaacagtacacctctctgaacagtgtctgggaggctgtggttgctgctgcacgcaatgttgatggtgaacagatcaaaacaccgacagaatccatggatggcaggcttttgagtgtccttgcaaagaaaggtggctatattggtcgctgatttgtttttgttttgtttttgaatgtcagaaatgtatatttgtgaacagaggtgtggactcgagtcacatgacttggactcgagtcagactcgagtcattaattttatgactttagacttgacttgaaaaaatgttctaagacttgtgacttgacttggacttttacaccaatgacttgggacttgaattggacttgaaccggtttacttgaaaagacttgatattttaccccaaatacaaaatttaacatgcatattatatagagattgaaaatgtgacgtcattcacgggtagaaccgcaaaggattctgggaactcgtggcaagcggtactagcgcacgcaggctttcaattaaaatcagttatacagcgataaaaagaaacacaagaagctgttgtattattaactgcaatagccggtcgcatgacagccatgggaagccgacgggtaaagagatcggttgttatcggattacctcgttgaagagaaattgttcgagccatgtttccgaagtaacaaagaggcgacgggtggcctggattgcagccattcaaagatcaaatataacgtcccagaacactccagctcacaggttagtctgctccaagcatttacacaaaggtcagtgttttttagtagttaatacgtcactttcataacataactggtgatataggttacaagcaagtctggcgctgaacagaaattgtcgcgctatgctcctttatttattgtgcataaatagtgaattgtcctgacacaatattgcgtttcgcctcTGTtgttatggtacactgacaaaaacatatacttttattcacaggataaaacaggttttttgtatcactaattgcccagtacgattacagcatacagtattattgtcactgctacatttctgtgatgctaccagaaattatttccactactaattaattaccgttgagctcaaaggtcctattaataaacggttaacgaatgtgtatttatgacgacgatttgtgagactggtaaacttatgatacgtacgatggtctttactttctacacggtgcatttcaaggtcctgcacccatccgtcggtaaactgtacctgggcttgttgcagtgacctgaagttactaaacttcatgagtgtatgcactcactccaagaaccgtatgattataaatatgcatataaatatgctacgatgagatagctgacttcatctaactagcaaatgttttccaggctacgttggtaatgcagttttttttaatgtgtatgatatttttgtcatgcggttttaaagccggtcctacaaccgcatccaagaataacatgcagcttatctcagaactgtcggtgaaaattattcttggagctaggtttaattgagctgcattttaaagaggtgcaatttcacaatttgtgtatattttctaagttaactattttgtcatgtgttgagaaaaacacagattttaaaattacatggtctaatatttacatttagcataactgcaacattattttttcgttgttttttttttttaaagactcgaaaggacttgaaattcaaagtttcagacttgtgacttgactcggacttttacaccagtgacttgagactcgactctgacttgcctgacattacttgagacttgacttgagacttgaggataaagacttgagacttacttgagacttgcaaaacaatgacttggtcccacctctgtttgtgaatgtggagatgttatattggtttcactggtaaaaataaataattgaaatgggtatatatttgttttttgttaagttgcctaataattatgcacagtaatagacacctgcacacacagatatccccctaaaatagctaaaactaaaaacaaactaaaaactacctccaaaaacattcagctttgatattaatgagtttatttgggttcattgagaacatggttgttgttcaataataaaattattcctcaaaaatacaacttgcctaataattctgcactccctgtagttcaCTGAATATTGctgctttttcctttctctcagcAATCGGACTTGGACAAGTGAGAAAATACTCGTTCCAGATGGCATTACTGCTATGGGAGCTTTAGCACTGGTGATGTCAGAGAACCTGGGCTTGGTCTTCACTCCTGTGCTGCAAAAGGTAACAAAACACTCTTCACATTTCTGGTATTCGTGCTTCCTTCTTTTACGAACGAGGAGTTTTACGAACTGAGATGCTGAGGAGTTATCTTCCCCGACCTTCTTAATAACTCTCGCTTATGTTGTTTCATCGACAGCTGACTGTCTCCAAAGATTTTTCCTTGTCTCTGGGCGCCCCATCACTCCTCATCAGAGGAGAGGAGATTGTGTTGGAAGTGAAGATCATCAACCATTTGGAGCAGGAGATGGATGTATGTAGGACGCACTTTGTGGTACATTGTAGCTGAATAAGGCTGAGTTTGGTAACTAATCTGACATCTATTGACAGAGATCCGAGTCTCTCCCTGTTGCATGAATTATTGCTCACTTCCATCATTTCTGGCACGGCATATTTTCCCTGTTTTTAAAGATTGCGCTTTGCTGTCATACGTTTCTCTGCATATGTAGGTCATCGTGCTGCTAGCACAGAGCAAGTCCTTTGAGTTTGTTCTGACACACCGAAAAGATGCATCTGTTATCAATGCTCAGAAAGTCACCGTGGAGAGTCACGGCTCTGCTTCAGCTCTGTTCCCTGTGAGGCCTTTGGCTCTGGGTGAGGTGGAGATATCTGTGGATGCTGTGTCTGCAGAGGCCTCAGACAGTCTTGTTTGGAGAGTGATGGTGAAGGTATGATAAAGCAGGGAGATGTCTGAGCATAGGACGGTGCCTGCAACACGATGTCGCTACAAGATGTGCTTTTGAACTTATGCGGCACAGTTATTCCTATCATAACACTGAAATGCTTGTTCCTGAAGCCCGAGGGAGTTGAACAGTACTTCTCTCAGACGCTGTTCCTGGAGATGGAACCGGAGAAACGGAACAAATCCACAGccctctccttctccttcccCCCAAATGTGGTGCCCGGCAGTCAGAGGGCCCGTGTGGTACTGGCTGGTAAGTCTGCCGTTTGTCCTCTTACTGTTCGTGCATGCAGTTTGTTTACTTTGAGTCATTTAGGCATGTATCATAGCAGAAAAGCAAGCGTCGGGATTTTCCTCAGCTATAGATTTCAGGTTCAGCTTGTCTTGATAGTCAGCTGCAGGATAAACGTTTCATCTTGCAGAACTGCGGCTTCCTGCTCAgtgaggctgtttttttttccatccttcTGTAACGTGTCATTTAAGCCACTTCCCCGACTTTCAAGgtgcccatttaaaaaaaatactctttATATTCCATTCAAAAGTTACCTTATTTGAACACTCGTCTGGTGAAAGAGACACTTTCTGTTCCCATTCCGGTCTCACCTTCCAGCTCAAATTgctcaaaaacaaacatgttgttcATGCGTTAAATCTTTCCATCCTCTGTCCTGCTGCTTCTCGCAGGCGATATCCTGGCTTTGTCCATCAACAACTTGGGTTCACTGGTTCAGCTGCCGCTTGGATGTGGGGAACAGAACATGATCCACTTTGCTCCAAGTGTATATGTTATCCAGTACCTGGACACTTCAAACCAGGATGACCAAGAGCTCAGGAGAAAGGCTCTAGCTTACATGATGGAAGGTTAGATGGACCTCGGTCACTCATAAAGATCACTGACCTGGAGAACTAGTTATCACAATATATAAGAACGTCTTCTGAGTGTTAAATTGAAGGTTCTCTGAGCCCATTAAGGGGTTTGTCACaagcatttttgcttttttgctgtAAGGTTATCAGAAACAGTTGTCCTACCAGAGAGAAGACGGTTCCTTCAGTGCTTTTGGAAACAGCGACACCTCTGGCAGCACATGGTAAGGTCACCCGTGTGGTCCATTTTCATAAATGTTTTCTCTAAAATCGCAAATTTTCTGATGCtccttcttctctctcctctcttctttctctggaTCCAGGCTGACGGCCTTTGTGCTGCGCTGCTTCCTCCAGGCTCAGCCCTACGTGAAGATAGACCAGAGCATCCTGGACAGGGCTGTGTCTTGGCTCTTAAAACGCCAGGGCCCCCAAGGAGAGTTCAGTGAGGTGGGCAGACTGATCCACACCGAGATGCAGGGAGGGCTGGATAAGGGCCCGGTGGCGCTGACGGCTTATGTCCTGATTGCACTTATGCAGGATGAAATCTACACAGTGAGTTAGGGCAGAAATCTATTTTTAAGCTTTCTAGAAGCTGATACTTAAATGGACAGGATGTCTGCGAATGCTAATAATACTGTATTGGTTTCTCTGTATGAAGGAGATACACGAAGCCAGTGTGTCTCTGGCCAGAAAGTACCTGGAGGACAAAGTGTCCAGTGAAGTGATTAGTAACTACAGCCTGTGTCTGACGGCTTACGCTTTAGCTTTGGTCAACAGTCCCGTCTCTTTCACCGCACTGACTCAACTCGGCAAGAGAGCGGACTACATCGGTGACTCAGCCTTTTTTTCTATCTGAAGCTTttataaaaacagcaacatcCCATCCTTTACTTACAGACTTATACAGTGGCTGTGTCAGTTAGCCTGTGGTTATTCTCTTAGATGGAGTGATGATGTGGAGTTCGTCTGCAGGCCCGAGGTCACGTAACCAGAAGCTGCCCTCAGCACAGATCGAGATGGCCTCGTATGTGCTGCTAGCTCACATCAACCGTGGCTCACTCTTTGATGGCATTACACAAATGAAGTGGTTAAGCACACAGAGAAACCATCTAGGAGGCTACGGAACAACACAGGTGAGACAAACCTCTTTTCCTCTTACTGATTCTCACCTGTGTACAGATATACAGCATATTTCAGCTCCGCCATGGATTCTCACAAATATTCCCACATTCTGCCCCTAAAGTCGATATTTATCCACGATGGCTGCATCTTCTGTTCCCTTCCTCAGGACACAGTAGTAGCTCTCCAGGCTCTGGCTTCCTACGCAGCGTTCAGCGGTGCCAATGCCATCAACCTCATGGTCAGTGTGTCTTCTCCAGAATCTTCATCACTGTTTCGAATCAACGCCACCAACTATCGAACATATCAAAGTCAAGAGGTGCATCCGTTACCTGGCGTTAGATGGTTGATATGTACAGTAACTGAAATTTATTTAATCTCcaattttcatttcatgtttctCAGATTCCTGCTGAAAACAATCTGCATCTAAAAATATCCATGGAAGGCAGAGGCTTTGCCACATTTCAGGTGCAGTTGTACGGCTTCTCTGTTTCTGTGTACCGCTGTGGTTCCATTTCAGGAATTATTTGTAAGGTACAGATTTGATGAGAAACTGGAACTCGCCCTTACACATCAGGAATGTTTCCTCCATCGTGTTGAGCTCGACAGACGGTTTAACCACCAGCGCGCGAGCAGCAtaaactgcagcagcagctgtgcgcGATAGCTTCTCTTAGCACAACGTTGTGCATCATAAATGAAAATGCTGCATCATAATGGATCCCAAGCAATTAACGTCAGACAGCATCTGTCTGCACTGCAGATAAAATCGCTGAGAGGAGAACTGAGGTGAAAGGTTAATCTCTCCGTTGTGCTGTTAGTTTTTGTATGAGacgtgtgttttcttttaactgtATACTTCAGCTTTTAATCGATAATCAAACATTTGTAACTGTTTCCATGACTACAGCTGAACGTCTTTTACCACTTGGAGAGGGAAACTTTTGCAGAGAACCACCAGCAAGCTGCGGACGAAGCTTTCTCATTACGCATCGATGCTGCTGATGGCAGCGACCGCAATCACATGATGTTGTCTGTATGCACAAGGTGAGCGGTTCACACATGGACAGTGCGTTTctatgtactgtatttatttttatttggttaACCCAGCCTGAAAGGatggattagaaatgagtagaTCAGAGGGACAGATCGGATTTTGCTCTTCTGAGTTAAAGTCAGAAAGGCacagctgagatggtttggacacgtgcagaggagggatggtgGACGATGGAAGACCTCACAGAATATTCATGAATGTGGTGAAGGAGACCATGCAGAGGGTTAGTGTGACGGGGGAGGATGCTGGGACAGGGGGAGATGGAGGAAGATGATTTATCCAAGGAGcttgaaaacaaaatcaagtttcttgaa contains these protein-coding regions:
- the LOC113012626 gene encoding CD109 antigen-like isoform X2, yielding MNAIWTLAVCFKVVSFAVSGRTQNSSSATLYLVSGPEVVHAGTPTPLAVTVFGDFPGTVTAELGRGSTKVSLTEDFQEGLTSVLTLPPIPDSLTQNSLLNLTVRGYKGNTVIFTNTTTLTFSPRNVSTFIQTDRSRYHPGDAVKVRAVCVQLDNHPYKDRVDLSVRDPSGNIVDRWESTPNLGIVLREFPLSQTAALGRWVIAATVNGVADEKQFVVELHERPHFDVLIKTPSHILAGDDVSGSVRALYPGGRPLGGTLVVSLESAMSNTTSAMQTKEFYGSTQFFFSNDQLQALHTSSVSSDGRPTVHVTVSVNDSTTGFKVNKTVKVHLMQNVFQLTFHDFPPTLKPSLHFSTNLRISRYDRKPLSSVDLKHSAVVQINQITSVKNAEPTALILPVSEDGDVRIRFKLQAQVVTLFIQARFQSSEETLKISNNFSSPSDSYVQIAPGNTSAQIGLPLQINVESTFNLTKLHFVVSSKGQVVAAGTQNSSSFSVTPALSWAPAACVTVYCILSDGEIISDAAQISISRDSYVSLKWSSESAQPGEQVSLTVTGLESRSQLAVTVMGTHDDALQPDLNFKEEGDCDLQILTNTKLYRKNQPGPKNEGHAPEVHKDWHHWMDGAEALLWLNTNVSNRTWTSEKILVPDGITAMGALALVMSENLGLVFTPVLQKLTVSKDFSLSLGAPSLLIRGEEIVLEVKIINHLEQEMDVIVLLAQSKSFEFVLTHRKDASVINAQKVTVESHGSASALFPVRPLALGEVEISVDAVSAEASDSLVWRVMVKPEGVEQYFSQTLFLEMEPEKRNKSTALSFSFPPNVVPGSQRARVVLAGDILALSINNLGSLVQLPLGCGEQNMIHFAPSVYVIQYLDTSNQDDQELRRKALAYMMEGYQKQLSYQREDGSFSAFGNSDTSGSTWLTAFVLRCFLQAQPYVKIDQSILDRAVSWLLKRQGPQGEFSEVGRLIHTEMQGGLDKGPVALTAYVLIALMQDEIYTEIHEASVSLARKYLEDKVSSEVISNYSLCLTAYALALVNSPVSFTALTQLGKRADYIDGVMMWSSSAGPRSRNQKLPSAQIEMASYVLLAHINRGSLFDGITQMKWLSTQRNHLGGYGTTQDTVVALQALASYAAFSGANAINLMVSVSSPESSSLFRINATNYRTYQSQEIPAENNLHLKISMEGRGFATFQLNVFYHLERETFAENHQQAADEAFSLRIDAADGSDRNHMMLSVCTRLKDSQLIPHTGMVILDVGLLSGFTLSPEAAVQSAVIRKVETAPEKVILYLDSLNKSEVCINLPLVRNYKVARVHDAVARVYDYYEPTRNAMSTYNSRGLPGMDSCFFCGANCDLCRPGITITMSAQSMAAYSFSCLFLGLTVFLVFVG
- the LOC113012626 gene encoding CD109 antigen-like isoform X1 — protein: MSNTTSAMQTKEFYGSTQFFFSNDQLQALHTSSVSSDGRPTVHVTVSVNDSTTGFKVNKTVKVHLMQNVFQLTFHDFPPTLKPSLHFSTNLRISRYDRKPLSSVDLKHSAVVQINQITSVKNAEPTALILPVSEDGDVRIRFKLQAQVVTLFIQARFQSSEETLKISNNFSSPSDSYVQIAPGNTSAQIGLPLQINVESTFNLTKLHFVVSSKGQVVAAGTQNSSSFSVTPALSWAPAACVTVYCILSDGEIISDAAQISISRDSYVQDLVLLYCSNEFPTVILFILCRTLCACSPQVSLKWSSESAQPGEQVSLTVTGLESRSQLAVTVMGTHDDALQPDLNFKEEGDCDLQILTNTKLYRKNQPGPKNEGHAPEVHKDWHHWMDGAEALLWLNTNVSNRTWTSEKILVPDGITAMGALALVMSENLGLVFTPVLQKLTVSKDFSLSLGAPSLLIRGEEIVLEVKIINHLEQEMDVIVLLAQSKSFEFVLTHRKDASVINAQKVTVESHGSASALFPVRPLALGEVEISVDAVSAEASDSLVWRVMVKPEGVEQYFSQTLFLEMEPEKRNKSTALSFSFPPNVVPGSQRARVVLAGDILALSINNLGSLVQLPLGCGEQNMIHFAPSVYVIQYLDTSNQDDQELRRKALAYMMEGYQKQLSYQREDGSFSAFGNSDTSGSTWLTAFVLRCFLQAQPYVKIDQSILDRAVSWLLKRQGPQGEFSEVGRLIHTEMQGGLDKGPVALTAYVLIALMQDEIYTEIHEASVSLARKYLEDKVSSEVISNYSLCLTAYALALVNSPVSFTALTQLGKRADYIDGVMMWSSSAGPRSRNQKLPSAQIEMASYVLLAHINRGSLFDGITQMKWLSTQRNHLGGYGTTQDTVVALQALASYAAFSGANAINLMVSVSSPESSSLFRINATNYRTYQSQEIPAENNLHLKISMEGRGFATFQLNVFYHLERETFAENHQQAADEAFSLRIDAADGSDRNHMMLSVCTRLKDSQLIPHTGMVILDVGLLSGFTLSPEAAVQSAVIRKVETAPEKVILYLDSLNKSEVCINLPLVRNYKVARVHDAVARVYDYYEPTRNAMSTYNSRGLPGMDSCFFCGANCDLCRPGITITMSAQSMAAYSFSCLFLGLTVFLVFVG